The proteins below come from a single Xyrauchen texanus isolate HMW12.3.18 chromosome 1, RBS_HiC_50CHRs, whole genome shotgun sequence genomic window:
- the LOC127650275 gene encoding neurosecretory protein VGF-like, which yields MTWCQQTSHFLVIFLFILISFKVKPATCSPVTEERNTASDNYAASSSTQQQAQSIQQAGEQGMAHDEEDDELFKDVDPRVLAAVLLEALNKSQGEKLSQREDKGTEEEKVRDLHGEDKDRDGNQALELAISAAAAQEEKDKEREEEEERKRAEEEERLTEKVTSHTTSQTLPLKEPEAPQVGATKEKVIKEEDRQEAEKKGLGEDEEQLSPEEVKNLEAMLEEFQSYSTAIKRERDTSTGHRESRGEYFDYLDRNGLMNNEIKPKGNGNDLALSKKKLKWQLEQEKNKIQPLHKGGNLMDDPTNILGDPEEEDEEDQEDEELLSPEEEEAQAKAEQEEVRRQAAEAQRAKAEEEKLADIASDMLLKYIVKQDKKKYQDNSGAEDKRSDEEDTSDNDDDIDPQTIDKLIEISSKLHLPADDVVDIISDVEKKKKKNAPENLPWQRLLLLPPAPVAPSTVLRKPPPSKPPQPNTSSLKAWFKDRASVKPSKQDIWTRQQWPFRTYPSYNFYKKPYRGYYPINIPHPKPKSRYYSKPSFSLNDVLGNSLDYDFDYSPRQMSHPWMQSHPRIPPAFQRNIYFPNYIVPHPRTFKAVPMAKLRSPPRRWPSFYYQARAPVVTREDDYYNPLRQPPQDSENELESIIERVLMKHPQMFQ from the coding sequence ATGACCTGGTGCCAACAAACCTCACATTTCCTAGTCATTTTCCTCTTCATTTTAATCAGTTTTAAAGTCAAGCCTGCAACCTGCAGTCCAGTGACGGAAGAAAGGAACACAGCAAGTGATAACTATGCAGCATCCTCCTCTACACAGCAACAGGCTCAATCTATTCAACAAGCTGGGGAACAGGGCATGGCACATGATGAAGAAGATGATGAACTTTTCAAAGATGTGGATCCCAGAGTCCTAGCAGCAGTCCTTCTTGAGGCCCTTAACAAGTCCCAGGGGGAGAAGTTGAGTCAAAGAGAAGACAAAGGAACAGAAGAGGAAAAGGTAAGAGATCTTCATGGTGAAGACAAAGACAGAGATGGTAATCAAGCGCTGGAGCTGGCCATTTCAGCTGCTGCAGCACAAgaagaaaaagataaagaaagagaggaggaggaagagagaaaaagagctGAGGAGGAAGAACGACTAACAGAGAAAGTGACAAGTCACACCACGAGCCAAACATTACCATTAAAAGAGCCAGAGGCACCACAGGTCGGGGCCACCAAAGAGAAGGTGATCAAGGAGGAGGACAGGCAGGAGGCAGAGAAAAAAGGGTTAGGGGAGGATGAAGAGCAGCTGAGCCCAGAGGAAGTGAAGAATCTGGAGGCAATGTTAGAGGAATTTCAGAGCTACAGCACAGCCATTAAGAGAGAGCGCGACACTTCCACAGGCCATAGAGAGAGCCGTGGGGAGTATTTTGATTACCTGGACCGTAATGGCCTAATGAACAATGAGATCAAGCCCAAAGGCAATGGCAATGACCTAGCCCTGTCCAAAAAGAAGTTAAAGTGGCAGCTCGAACAAGAGAAGAACAAAATTCAGCCTTTACACAAAGGGGGCAACTTAATGGATGACCCTACCAACATCCTTGGTGACCCAGAAGAAGAAGATGAGGAGGATCAGGAGGATGAAGAATTGCTGAGCCCTGAAGAAGAGGAGGCTCAGGCCAAAGCAGAGCAAGAGGAGGTACGTAGACAGGCAGCAGAGGCCCAAAGAGCAAAGGCAGAGGAGGAAAAGCTAGCAGACATTGCTTCTGACATGCTGCTGAAATACATAGTAAAACAGGATAAGAAAAAGTATCAGGACAACAGTGGTGCAGAAGACAAGCGTTCTGATGAGGAAGACACTAGTGATAATGATGACGACATCGACCCACAGACCATTGATAAGTTGATTGAAATATCCAGTAAGCTGCATCTTCCAGCTGATGATGTGGTTGACATAATTAGCGATgtggagaagaagaaaaaaaaaaatgctcctgAAAATCTACCATGGCAACGTCTTCTTTTACTGCCTCCAGCTCCTGTTGCACCTTCTACAGTGTTACGTAAACCTCCTCCTTCAAAGCCTCCCCAACCTAACACAAGCTCACTAAAAGCCTGGTTCAAAGACAGGGCTTCAGTCAAGCCAAGCAAGCAAGACATTTGGACGAGGCAGCAGTGGCCCTTTCGTACCTACCCCTCCTACAACTTCTATAAAAAACCCTATCGAGGGTATTACCCCATCAACATCCCGCATCCAAAACCAAAATCCCGCTACTATTCCAAGCCCTCTTTCTCCCTCAATGATGTCCTGGGAAACTCACTGGACTATGATTTTGATTACTCCCCCAGACAAATGTCCCATCCCTGGATGCAGTCTCATCCGAGGATCCCACCAGCCTTTCAGAGGAACATCTACTTCCCAAATTACATTGTCCCTCACCCCCGGACATTCAAAGCTGTACCAATGGCTAAACTCCGGTCACCTCCACGTCGTTGGCCATCTTTTTATTACCAAGCCCGAGCTCCTGTAGTCACCAGGGAGGATGATTACTACAATCCGTTGAGGCAACCACCACAGGACAGTGAAAATGAGCTCGAGAGCATTATTGAAAGGGTCCTCATGAAACATCCCCAGATGTTTCAGTGA